From Ruegeria sp. SCSIO 43209, a single genomic window includes:
- a CDS encoding integrase core domain-containing protein — MEEKEAREKITAWKEDYNQYGPHSSLGNLTPQEFATKSRLETKAA; from the coding sequence TTGGAAGAGAAGGAAGCCCGCGAGAAGATCACAGCCTGGAAGGAGGACTATAACCAATACGGACCCCACTCATCCCTCGGCAATCTCACGCCGCAGGAATTTGCAACGAAATCGAGACTGGAAACCAAGGCCGCATAA